The window cataattcccatattttccacaaaaaacagaagaaaaaccTGATATTActgataaagcagctccttaacatcctcaaagacataaaagccgaagaaattgactgttttgaaacgcttattttcctgaacattgaagaaaacacaccgtttcgttcgcaagatgaaagttcgtaagaaagatcgtaagcagtttccgcgcattttttcgccaatgagcctggacactagtttttgttcctacaatgctttccattggacgagaaacagttacacttcagcaaatgacgtgactgataagaaactaagtcaatgatcgagggaatggatcgcgctccaaaggtgttacaattttgcgccattatctccaaattgaaacaaaattcatgacgagaaacaaaataattttttatcgctttattcattttaccaaaagttgcggcaaaatcccaactgctaacccttttatttcaacggtgaaagctggtcgcaaattggtgaCTTCTAAGGgcaaaattcagtcacaaatgtgattgtattggttgcaatttcgattacggatttaccgtaagcatgtaaatacattggacggacctaattattagttttataacttgtttaaatttccgcataatcaacgcatgtttccgcataatatggccaaaaatttccgcgtaatctttaatttttttccgcatcctatcagaagccatgtcCTTTCTCGTGACAGTTCACAGTCCCGCCTTATCAACATGTCTCGTGTATTTGGtagcaaaatatttctttccGCTGTCTTCAACTACCTTAAGTCCTCTGTTGCCATCTTCGACTATCCACTAAGGGACGATTTAAGGAACAAATACCATTGTAACATGAATAAGCTTAGTCCATATCGTGCCTGCGTCAGCATCGTATTTGGAATGTTCAGATATTCAGTTTTGAAAGTGATTTTCGGTGAGTTTTGGAGGGAAGTTTGCAGTCTGTAACAGACCTCAATGCCCCCTACCCCCTCCACGTCAGAAAGACTTAGAACATGAAGTACTATGCTCTTACGCCAACTCAATGCAATTCCTTTCTACCTGTGATGAACTTAACGATGTTTCGGCACTGTTTGTAACATTAAATCTCCAATAGCTCATTAATAACTTATCTAGCTTGCTCAATGAACCACTGATCCTTGGCGTGCATTTATAACTTATTGTGAATACCCAGTCAACTATGATCCAATAATATGAATAGGACATTAACTCAATTTCCACACAGCAATTTCCAAATATGGCCGCGCTAAGTCAgccatcacaaaaaaatgttttttttctcaaaagtattttcagttaGGAGGAaagaaatacatcattttaaagctatgaaaataagctttccaaaaacatataacttCTATACATAGAActacaatattttataaaaacgaaaattgaaaaaaaaattaacaaaagtaacaTTAAAATGGTCTAAAGTCAGTTTTCCACACAAATTTGGCCACTTCAAGGTCAATTACGAATTTTTTAATGACCTACaaaaatgttcttcattttatcagctttcttggacataaatttgaccgaaaactgatgaggcacgaatatttttggattttttgaaataattggATTAGCGATAATGAGTAATGTGTAAAGGtgatttgcgacccgttgctaacggcaacggaagcgatcgcattacgaataattaacatctgtttgccaaaaaccacccaaatcaccgatttttcgacggaaaattcatcccagaggataaaactattcactggacatgtaataaaggtaaatatgtgcgagcgaaagcgaaaacaagcgaatattttgagggaaaacacaattctgtgagatcaaaggaccaTGTGCTCCAGACACGCAATTGTATCgctaaataattaatcttaccttttcagccattttaacgcttgaaatcccatccaatgaaccacaaatccttttctttatctattccgaagcctgtagtgtaattttttggctgaaaaactttagaagaaccgcttcgcgagagctccgcgacgattgaaaatttggtcatcgcatcggctcaaattgcctgaattagaatgccgtcatgtaggcgtaatgaaagctagaaagccgagattttcagggaaactgggaATATATCTCTCCAGTAAAtacgccaaatttcagcgcgatcgaagaaaatggcggcgttctACGAATCCTACCGAAAATGATACGATTTCGAATCCGATTGAGGCCCCCCTGTGGAAATTGAGTTTTAATGAAGATTCCTCTCCCTTAGGCTTTTCCTTGTTAAAGTTGTCATTGTGCTGGGTTTTATTAATAAGTGAACTTTAGACCTCTCTCATTAGATAAAACGCGTTTTGTCGTGTAGCAATTGTTGCGTCAAATGCAAAAGAAAGGGCCCTGAATGCATAACGATTCAAGAAGCAATATTTCAGAAGGAATATTTGAAGCTCTTGTTCTTTCCCAAGCGCTAGTTCACCATTGTGCCAGCATTTCAGCTCACTTGGTTTTTTTGGcaacgccattttgaattttgcaaCTGCTGAACTCGATAGGAATTATTTGACATTATTTGTTTAATGATTAACCAAGTAAATCAGAATTGTCTTGCTCAGTGGTTGACTTGTTCAAACAAGGGGTCAGTATAAAGGgaggactgcggactgcggactgcggatcCTTCTATAAACAGCACTCGACCAAGAGAAGAACAGTTATAGTCCATATCTTGATTTATGCGGACACACTACCGACTTCATCTTTAGCCTCTTACGCAGACGAAGATTGCCTGACGAGCCAAAACACTCTAAGTGAGTCTTGAATCCATCCGGTCATCCTGGCTTGAACTACGACAACAACAGTCAGAGTGCTTTAATATAAAAGATGGAAATATAAGAAGAGATGACGTTTATGCCTAAAATGTTTCCGTTCTTCCCCATATCAATTTTCCCACTCCCTCTagtgtttgacttgatttgcgtcaattgttgatttcagttctcagtgtccctaattagtgcaGTCCTCAGTCCGCAGTCCGTGTTTTAAACTGACCGATAAATATTGGTCTGTTTTAATTGCATCCCAGAAAAGGGAATTTTCCCTCTGTCACTATTCAGTACTCTGTAGTTCCATAAATACGCCCGTCTAGAGTCAACCTTACTCAACCAATGTAAGTGGCCGTTACTAAACAGTTCCTGTTTCGAACCCCCTGTTCGGCTTATCCTTCAGTAAAAGGCTGAATGTGTTCGCAAAAAATGATTGATTATTACATCCACTCATACCTTAAATCTTGAAGCTGTTTACGCCAAAGCCAATTTCGTTATTGATAGAAACTAAAGCGGAAGTCATTTATGTTGCTTAAATTAGTCTTCGTTTCCCTCAACTAGCCTAATTGCAAATTCGTCCATATTAGAATTTACAGGAAGTTAAAACTTCCAGTCAGGTCTTTAAAAGGCTTGTTGCTAAGGAAACATCTTACCACCTCTTAAAATTAGGCTTCagagataagaaaaaaaaaagacctgtGAATGGTGTCGAAAGGCACGGTTCGATGTTAGCTGTAACCAGGCTTCCGCCGCCCCTGTGTGTTTTAACCCCTTCACTTGGATACGGTAATACTGCAGGTCATCCCCCACACGATCTTAAAAGTGAAGGTTGGCTAAATCTCGACAATGAGAACACCTCTCATGGTCTAAACATATAGATGAAATTAGTGTGAGGATATCTACAGCTATAGGCGCCCTTAAATGTATAAGACCATTCATCTAAGAAGAAAGCACTGCCCTCCAAATCTTAAGTTTTCATCATCCCTACTTTGATTATCGTAGCTCCGTTTGGGGCGATTGCAGCTGAAATTTAAGTGATAAACtccaaaagcttcaaaatagagCGGTAAGGGCGATGACCAGCTCCAATTACGACACAAAGTGCCAGTTTCCTTTTAAATCTGGTTAATTCGAATAATCTATTATTACACGCCGGAAAAAAGGCTTTTGCCGTATTGATGTTTAAAATAATCAAAGTCATCTCCCCAGCGTACCTCCAGAATTTATTTCATACACGCAGTACAGAGTATAACTTAAGAGACTCTGAGGCTAAACTCGAGTTGCCTATGCCGGGCACAAATTATTGGAAGCGAGCTTTTTGTTATAACGGGGCACTGTTATGGTTACGTTTGCTCGTCGGATTACGGAAATTAGATTCCCTAGGATATTTCAATGGAGACACTGACCACATTTATAGCAGCTATCGGTTGGCCTCCCACACGACAACCTTGTAAAACAGTCTAGTTGTAATGAAACTTCTCACTGTAATATATACTGAAGATTTAACAGTGTATGAATAAATtgttatatgtacatgtataggaaatcgtatgaacgcaagagtgtgcatttcgtgatttatgggcacgagtgaaaGTTGAAAGTTCTCcggtgagtgcaatttgaggACTTTCAAAACCGATCACGAGTGACCACCAAACAAATGATGCAACAGCAAGTTCTTACAAGTTTTTATTTATCACATACTCGACAACATTACTCCATCGCTTTTTTGCCATAGCAACAGAAAACTCTTTTGCACtctaacctatttatgcattcgccattaacaaaaaagaaccccaatattctgttgagtaaatAATAAGTATGTAGCTATGTATAAAGTGTGAGACCCAGATGCTATCTCTCGGAGGACCACCATTTTGCGTCCCGGGGCTTCTGACAATCGGcatacaaaagcaaaaaaacgaATGTAAAATAATATGACCATTCGAAAACTCGATAATAGATTTGCTTACCtagcctttaaatgaaagtagGGATGGAGTTGACCTTGTCATGATACAGACCTACCTGCTTTTCTTATCTTAATGATGTTCTCATGCTAATACGTTGGAAGCAGcaagcttaaggacggtgcctactattgttattgcgcatacgttctgcgcatctccagatactcagatttcctatcggtgatgcttactaatacagggatatttttgcgcggtttaaaactacccggagaaagtagatcttagtaagtactcttggtatccaaaaagaaaatttggggtaaccatgcatttttcagagataattaagcttcaatttgcgaaataatgccatacattgctttgtattttaaagctttttacaaatattattcatgaaaaatgcgtggttacccccaattttctttttggatttcaataacacttgttaagatctacatttcctgcataatcacacaccggggcaaaaatacctttaattagtaggcaccgtccttaaggtttCTAAccctagcctcactttcattgaTAGGCTAGGTAACTATattaagcacacaactgtaaaatggtctattccgCCACctttaatttcaaaacaaataagCGAGACTAAATTGGCAAGgataaaaaatgtaataaactcCATGGAAAAATTCTACAGtggtttgaaaactttaaaaaaataagacTGAGTGTAAAGATGCGTAAAGAGCAATGGACAATTTCCAGTACCATCGACTTCACTGTTACGAGAGAATGACTTGCTAACACAGAATACATAATATTCCATAACCTTTTATTACTTTAAAAAGCAGATTAAACATCAAGTCtctttacctttctttccttccagCTTCAACCTTGATTTGACATTGGCCCATCTCTTCGAAGAAGTTTTAATTGTCAGTTAGTTATTGAAGAATGGTACATGGAAAGTTAGAGGCTGTGGAGAAGCGAATGCTAGAGCTTGCCATTGCGATAAGCGTAGAAGACAGGGATCGTGAAGGAAAGGCTCATTTTCATCTCGGCCGTGCTTACCTCGACCTACCTGATTATCAACAGGCCATAAAAAATTACACACAAGCATTACATATTTTCATAGAAACAGGCTGTAGGATTGAGGAGGGATCAACTTATCAAAATTTGGGAATTGCTTAttttagtctaggtaatttcaaacaagccattgagtactacgaaaaacatcttagtattgctaaagaagtaggggatagggctggggaggggtcagcctatggaaatctgggagttgcctatcgcaatctaggtaattttaaagcAGCTATTGAGTACTtcaaaaaacatcttagtattactaaagaagtaggggataggggtggggagggatcagcctatggaaatctgggagcTGCTTAttgcaatctaggtaattttaaaggAGCTATTGAGTACTTCGAAAAATATCTTAGTATTGTTAAAGAGGTaagggatagggctggggagggattagcctatggaaatctgggagttgcctatcgcaatctaggtaattttaaacaagctattGATTACTtagaaaaacatcttagtattgctaaagaagtaggggataaggCTGGGGaaggatcagcctatggaaatctgggagttGCTTAttgcaatctaggtaattttaaagcGGCTATTGAGtgctacgaaaaacatcttagtattgctaaagaagtagggaatagggctggggagggatcagcctatggaaatctgggagcTGTCTATCGCAagctaggtaattttaaacaagctattgattacttagaaaaaaatcttagtattgctaaagaagtaggggataaggCTGGGGAAGGATCAGCCTATCGAAAAATGGGAggtgcctatcttagtctaggtacttttaaacaagccattgattactacgaaaaacatcttagtattgctaaagaagtaggggatagggctggagaAGGATCAgcttatggaaatctgggagttGCATATTgtaatctaggtaattttaaacaaggtattgagtactacgaaaaatgtcttagtattgctaaacaagtagggaatagggctggggagggatcagcctatggaaatctgggagttgcctatcgcaatctaggtaacTTTAAACAAGCTATTGATTACTtagaaaaacatcttagtattgctaaagaagtaggggataaggCTGGGGaaggatcagcctatggaaatctgggaagtgcttatcttagtctaggtacttttaaacaagccattgagtactacgaaaaacatcttagtattgctaaagaagtaggggatagggctggggaggggtcagcctatggaaatctgggagttGCTTAttgcaatctaggtaattttaaagcGGCTATTGAGtgctacgaaaaacatcttagtattgctaaaaaagtaggggatagggctggggagggatcagcctatggaaatctgggagcTGTCTATCGCAatttaggtaattttaaacaagctattGATTACTtagaaaaacatcttagtattgctaaagaagtaggggataaggCTGGGGaaggatcagcctatggaaaaaTGGGAAGTGCCTATCTCAGTCTAGGTacttttaaacaagccattgattactacgaaaaacatcttagtattgctaaagaagtaggggatagggctggggaagAATCAgcttatggaaatctgggagttGCATATTgtaatctaggtaattttaaacaaggtattgagtactacgaaaaatgtcttagtattgctaaagaagtagggaatagggctAGGGAGGGaacagcctatggaaatctgggagctgtctatcgcaatctaggtaattttaaacaagctattGATTACTtagaaaaacatcttagtattgctaaagaagtaggggatagggctggggagggaacagcctatggaaatctgggagctgtctatcgcaatctaggtaattttaaaggAGCTGTTGAGTACTGCggaaaacatcttagtattgctataGAGGTAGGGGATAGGTCTGGGGAAGGATTAGCCTATGAAAATCTGGGAGTTGCttatcgcaatctaggtaatcttaaacaagccattgaatgcaacgaaaaacatcttagcattgctaAACAAGTAGGGAATAGGGTTGGGGAGGGATTAGCCTATGGAAGTCTGGGAGTTGCCTATCtcagtctaggtaattttaaactagCCATAGAGTAcgacgaaaaacatcttagtattgctaaagaagtaggggataggaatggggagggatcagcctatggaaatctaggaaatgcctatcgcaatctaggtaattttaaacaagctatcGAGTACTtcaaaaaacatcttagtattgctaaagaagtagggaatTCGACTGGGGAGAGAgtagcctatggaaatctgggggCTGCCTAttgcaatctaggtaattttaagcaagctATTGAGTACTtcaaaaaacatcttagtattacgaaagaagtaggggatagggctggggagggatcagcctatggaaatctgggagcTGCTTAttgcaatctaggtaattttaaaggAGCTATTGAGTACtttgaaaaacatcttagtattgctaaagaggTAGGGGATAgagctggggagggatcagcctatggaaatctgggaagtgCCTATaccaatctaggtaattttaaggAATCCATAGAGTATCATGAAcacagccttggtattttaaGGGAAATTGGAGACTTTCTTGGAGAGGGAATCGCGTGGTATTCGCTAGGTCATGATCATGAATTGTCGGGTTCTTTGAGTAATGCACTTAGTTGTTATCGTTTAAGTATAAAACATTTTGCTGAAATAAGACATACTCTGAAGTCAGAAGATGAATGGAAAATAAGTTTTCGTGATTCTTATCCCGTGTCATACACTGCTCTGTGGAGGAcacttttgaagaatggagagattgaagaagctttgtatgctgctgagaaaggtcgagcacaggctttgattgatattttgaaagaacaATACGGCATTGAccctcagtcattttttgcaCTTGCTCCGAAGAAAACTCTTTCAGCTGCATTAGAGCTTTTACCTTCACAAGCAGTTTTTGTGGCACTTGACAAGAACAAGATCACGTTTTGGGTGCTAAGAAAAGACGGCAAGGTCAGCTTTCGACAAAACGAAATCGCGAATGGAAGTGCTGACTTGTTGATGGAAACTATTTTGAAAGGGATCGGCGCAGGGGATGTTGTCAGATGCGAGAACCGTTCTTTGGATCCACTACACAGTGACCTGTCTTGCAGCAGAAAACCTATCAGAGAGAAAACAGTTTTACCAACTTTATCCTCCGTTAACTCTTTACAACCGCTGTATGATGTCTTACTCGGTCCAATTGCAGACCTGCTCCAGGGAGATGAGTTAATCGTTGTTcccgatggaccattttgcttggctccatATTCTGCATTGAGTGAATCTATCAGGATCCGCACCGTCCCCTCGTTGACCGCCCTTAATGTGATCGTTGGTGCACCTGAGGACTTCCACAGTAAGACTGGAGCACTGCTTGTAGGTGATCCATGGTTGAAGGAAATTACTAACAAGAAAGGGGAGCCCATTTTGGAACAGCTTCAGTTCGCAAAAAAAGAAGTAGAGatgattggagaacttctgcagacaACACCGCTGACTGGAAAAAGTGCCACGAAAGCTGAGGTGCTAAAAAGTATGAAATCAGTTGCTTTAGTTCACATTGCAGCACATGGATGCAAAAAAACGGGAGAAATTGCTTTAGCCCCAAATACCGAACGGAAATCGCCAATTCCCAAAGAGGAAGACTTCACTTTGAAAATGTCGGATGTTCAGACAATTTCTCTTCGAGCAAGACTAGTTGTGCTGAGCTGTTGTCACAGTGGC of the Montipora capricornis isolate CH-2021 chromosome 7, ASM3666992v2, whole genome shotgun sequence genome contains:
- the LOC138056367 gene encoding tetratricopeptide repeat protein 28-like, with translation MGGAYLSLGTFKQAIDYYEKHLSIAKEVGDRAGEGSAYGNLGVAYCNLGNFKQGIEYYEKCLSIAKQVGNRAGEGSAYGNLGVAYRNLGNFKQAIDYLEKHLSIAKEVGDKAGEGSAYGNLGSAYLSLGTFKQAIEYYEKHLSIAKEVGDRAGEGSAYGNLGVAYCNLGNFKAAIECYEKHLSIAKKVGDRAGEGSAYGNLGAVYRNLGNFKQAIDYLEKHLSIAKEVGDKAGEGSAYGKMGSAYLSLGTFKQAIDYYEKHLSIAKEVGDRAGEESAYGNLGVAYCNLGNFKQGIEYYEKCLSIAKEVGNRAREGTAYGNLGAVYRNLGNFKQAIDYLEKHLSIAKEVGDRAGEGTAYGNLGAVYRNLGNFKGAVEYCGKHLSIAIEVGDRSGEGLAYENLGVAYRNLGNLKQAIECNEKHLSIAKQVGNRVGEGLAYGSLGVAYLSLGNFKLAIEYDEKHLSIAKEVGDRNGEGSAYGNLGNAYRNLGNFKQAIEYFKKHLSIAKEVGNSTGERVAYGNLGAAYCNLGNFKQAIEYFKKHLSITKEVGDRAGEGSAYGNLGAAYCNLGNFKGAIEYFEKHLSIAKEVGDRAGEGSAYGNLGSAYTNLGNFKESIEYHEHSLGILREIGDFLGEGIAWYSLGHDHELSGSLSNALSCYRLSIKHFAEIRHTLKSEDEWKISFRDSYPVSYTALWRTLLKNGEIEEALYAAEKGRAQALIDILKEQYGIDPQSFFALAPKKTLSAALELLPSQAVFVALDKNKITFWVLRKDGKVSFRQNEIANGSADLLMETILKGIGAGDVVRCENRSLDPLHSDLSCSRKPIREKTVLPTLSSVNSLQPLYDVLLGPIADLLQGDELIVVPDGPFCLAPYSALSESIRIRTVPSLTALNVIVGAPEDFHSKTGALLVGDPWLKEITNKKGEPILEQLQFAKKEVEMIGELLQTTPLTGKSATKAEVLKSMKSVALVHIAAHGCKKTGEIALAPNTERKSPIPKEEDFTLKMSDVQTISLRARLVVLSCCHSGRGEVKSEGVVGIARAFLCAGARSVLVSLWAIDDEATLLFMRSFYQELLHGKSASAALQQAMKSLRESRQYCAIKHWAPFVLIGDDVMLEFPKK